A portion of the Bifidobacterium lemurum genome contains these proteins:
- a CDS encoding aminopeptidase P family protein, whose amino-acid sequence MGEVITDKDKEYEAAEQAAAAEGEQAVADRVNNRSLRPQSSAFEEFMRSGWADGDPDIAPLEAAKYTPARLEALGKAFPGERIVIPAGQPKVRSNDCDYMFRPDTSFAYYTGLGVDYEAGAVLVLNPLDPDSPQARAGATHTPELFVAPRADNSTTDFFRNAHYGEYWVGPRAGLKEMAAMTGIETHDIAQLADALGKDVGAEAGAVRVRVVRETDPEITAMVEDIRKANGFDDPDRNTADDDKLHEFAAEARMSKDAYEVGEMRKAVDATKAGFDRLLTALPAALDQPRSERVLEGAFNSVSRELGNAVGYDSIIASGPHAPILHWMRNTGVVRNGDLLLVDAGVEVDSLYTADITRTFPTNGKFTDFQKTLYQAVLDSQQAGFEAAKIGATYSDIHHACMRVIAERLHEWGLLPVSVEESLSPEGQHHRRWLACGVAHHLGLDVHDCAQARFEAYQGAPLREGMIFTIEPGLYFREDDLLIPPEYRGIGIRIEDDVLMTADGPEWISAGIPKEIDEVEAWMRDQAAKA is encoded by the coding sequence ATGGGTGAGGTCATCACCGACAAAGACAAGGAATACGAGGCCGCAGAACAGGCCGCCGCGGCCGAGGGCGAGCAGGCGGTCGCCGACCGTGTGAACAACCGTTCGCTGCGCCCGCAGTCGAGCGCCTTCGAGGAGTTCATGCGTTCCGGTTGGGCCGATGGCGACCCCGATATCGCGCCGCTCGAGGCCGCGAAGTACACGCCGGCCCGTCTTGAGGCGCTGGGCAAGGCGTTCCCGGGCGAGCGCATCGTGATTCCCGCGGGGCAGCCCAAGGTGCGCAGCAACGACTGCGACTACATGTTCCGCCCCGACACCTCGTTCGCCTATTACACAGGTCTTGGGGTGGACTATGAGGCCGGCGCGGTGCTGGTGCTCAATCCGCTCGACCCCGACTCGCCTCAGGCGCGGGCCGGCGCGACCCATACGCCGGAATTGTTCGTCGCCCCGCGCGCCGATAACAGCACCACCGACTTCTTCCGCAACGCCCACTACGGCGAGTATTGGGTTGGCCCGCGCGCGGGACTGAAGGAGATGGCCGCGATGACGGGCATCGAAACCCATGACATCGCGCAGCTGGCCGACGCCTTGGGCAAGGATGTGGGTGCCGAGGCCGGCGCGGTGCGCGTGCGCGTGGTGCGCGAGACGGACCCCGAGATCACCGCCATGGTGGAGGATATCCGCAAGGCCAACGGTTTCGACGACCCCGATCGGAACACAGCCGACGACGACAAGCTGCATGAGTTCGCCGCCGAGGCGCGCATGTCCAAGGACGCCTATGAGGTGGGCGAGATGCGCAAGGCCGTGGACGCCACCAAGGCGGGCTTCGACCGTCTGCTCACCGCCCTGCCCGCCGCGCTCGACCAGCCGCGTTCCGAGCGCGTGCTCGAAGGCGCGTTCAATTCCGTTTCCCGCGAGTTGGGCAACGCCGTGGGCTACGATTCGATCATCGCCTCCGGCCCGCACGCGCCGATCCTGCATTGGATGCGCAACACCGGCGTGGTGAGGAACGGCGACCTGCTGCTTGTGGACGCCGGCGTGGAGGTCGATTCGCTGTACACGGCCGACATCACCCGCACCTTCCCCACCAACGGCAAGTTCACCGACTTCCAGAAGACCTTGTATCAGGCGGTGTTGGACTCCCAGCAGGCCGGCTTCGAAGCGGCCAAGATCGGTGCCACGTATTCCGACATCCACCATGCCTGCATGCGCGTGATCGCGGAGCGTCTGCACGAGTGGGGTCTGCTGCCGGTGAGCGTGGAGGAGTCGCTCTCCCCCGAAGGCCAGCATCACCGCCGTTGGCTCGCCTGCGGCGTGGCGCACCATCTCGGTCTCGACGTGCACGATTGCGCGCAGGCCCGCTTCGAGGCGTATCAGGGAGCACCGCTGCGTGAGGGCATGATCTTCACCATCGAGCCGGGCCTGTACTTCCGCGAGGACGATCTGCTGATTCCGCCGGAATACCGCGGCATCGGCATCCGCATCGAGGACGACGTGCTGATGACGGCCGACGGCCCCGAATGGATCTCCGCCGGCATCCCGAAGGAGATCGACGAGGTCGAAGCCTGGATGCGCGACCAGGCCGCCAAGGCCTGA
- a CDS encoding NUDIX hydrolase: MATPQFVLDLRKKIGHDLLWMMGVTGLVRDGQGRILLGRRSDTGEWALVYGINEPGEQPADTVVREIKEETGVDAVVTDLVSVTSDPNPMTYANGDIVQYMDHSFLCEVAPGGNAESFVGDDESLSVGWFAMDDLPEPLAASTVERLALFRTFIENKERGDAHALFRYDGTQH, encoded by the coding sequence ATGGCAACGCCGCAATTCGTACTCGATCTACGTAAGAAAATTGGTCATGATCTCTTGTGGATGATGGGCGTGACCGGTCTGGTGCGCGACGGGCAGGGCCGCATCCTGCTCGGCCGCCGCTCCGACACCGGCGAATGGGCTCTGGTCTACGGCATCAACGAGCCGGGCGAGCAGCCCGCCGACACGGTGGTGCGCGAGATCAAAGAGGAGACGGGTGTGGACGCGGTTGTGACCGACTTGGTGTCCGTCACTTCCGATCCGAATCCCATGACCTATGCGAACGGCGACATTGTGCAGTATATGGATCATTCGTTCCTGTGCGAGGTGGCGCCGGGCGGCAACGCCGAATCGTTCGTGGGCGACGACGAGAGTCTTTCCGTCGGCTGGTTCGCCATGGACGACTTGCCCGAGCCGTTGGCCGCGAGTACCGTGGAACGTCTGGCCCTGTTCCGCACGTTCATCGAGAACAAGGAGCGAGGCGACGCCCACGCCCTGTTCCGTTACGACGGCACGCAACACTGA